TCTTACCAGATTGGGAAAATTCAGATTATGAAATTTTTAGCAGATGCTAAAATCCAGCAGGGAGGCGAGTTTAATTTAAGGCGTTTTCATGACTACCTTATGGTAAACGGAAATGTACCTATTGCCTTGCAGCGTTACGAATATTTGGGCAAAACGGACGAATTATCTTTGCTCTGGCCCTAAGTGCAGGAAACCCAGAATACACTTGAGCAGCTGATAAGGCTGCTTTTTTTGTTTGTGCTGTCTACTAAAGTTAACACAGATCTTTTTCAGGAAAATATTTTAAATGTAATAATCTTTCTAAATGAGTGACTGGTTGGTCATGTTTGTATCTATAAAATAACTATATTTGTGACCAGTCAGTCATATATTTGAAATTAATGCCTAAGCCAACATTTAACAATCTTAAAGCCGATAAAAAAGAGAAACTCACTAAAGCTTTTCTCCGAGAGTTTAGCATCAAAACTTATGATGAGGCTTCACTCTCTTCAGTCGTAAAATTACTAGGGATAGCCAAAGGTAGCATCTACCAATACTTTGAAGATAAGTTAGATCTTTTTATGTATCTGGTCGCGGAATGTAGCGCAGTAAAACAAAAATATATACTCCATCTAAAACGCGAAGATTTCCCCGACTTTTGGACTTACTATAGAGCTTTGTACCAGGAAGGTGTAAAGTTTGACCTGGAGAATCCCCTGCAAAGTCATTTTCTTCATAGTTTGGCTAAAAATATTCAGTCACCTTCTATTGCGGAACTAGGACAAAAGTTTCAAAAACAGACTATAGATGCCTTTACCCAGATGATCCAATACGAAATAGATCATGGGTATTTTCGTGCGGATCTACCTGCCGCTACTCTGGCTTTTTTTCTATACAAATCCAGCCTTGCACTTAACGAGCACATGCAGGTGTTTCACCATTTAAAGCCGGAAGAAAGTATACAAAAGCAGGAGCCGGTCTTTGCCGGACAAAAAGATCAGCTCCTGCTACAAACAGTTGATGAATATATAAGCCTGCTTCGTAATGCATTTGAAAAATAATACCATGATAGAAGTTAAAAATCTTTCATTTACGTATCCTGAAAGCCGTAGCCCGGTACTTAACAAACTTGGTTTTACAATAAGTCAGGGTGAAATATTCGGCTTTCTGGGTCCCTCTGGAGCAGGAAAAAGCACCACCCAAAAAATACTTTATAAAATTTTACATGGCTTTGAGGGCGAGGTGAACATAGAGGGCAAGCCTCTAAAAGAGTGGGGAGAAGAGTACCTGGAGCGAATAGGTGTAGGCTTTGAGTTGCCTAATCATTATCTGAAGTTAACCGCAAGAGAGAATTTACAACTCTTTGCCAGCTTTTATCCCAAAGAAAAACTACAGCCGCTTCCTCAACTTTTTGAAATGGTAGGTCTGGAAGACAGCATAGACAAAAAAGTAGAAGCCTACTCAAAAGGGATGAAGATGAGGCTCAATTTTATTCGTGCAATTATGCATAGCCCGGATATACTCTTTTTTGATGAGCCTACGGCCGGTTTAGATCCGGTAAACGCCCACAAGGTAAAGGCGCACATAATGGCACTGAAGCAGGCAGGGAAAACCATATTTATCACCACACACAATATGAATACTGCCGATGAGCTTTGCGATCGGGTCTCATTTATTGTAGATGGTAGACTACAGGTTACAGAGAAACCCTCGGTACTAAAGCATAAGTATGGAAAAGATGTGGTTAGGGTAGAGCGGAAAGATGGGCAGCATAAAGAGTTTCCTTTAGAGGAACTGGGGCACAACGAGGGCTTCCGAAAATTTATTGAGGAAGATGAACTGCTCAGGATAAATACCCTGGAAGCTACTCTGGAAGAAGTGTTTATTCAGGTTACCGGTAAAGCTTTAAAAGCATGAAATCATTAATAGTACAACTCAGGTGGCAATTCTTGCTACTTAATAGAAATAACATTATAACAATTAGCATAGCGGTAACAATAGTTTATGCCCTGGCCTTTTTTGCGCTACAAGATCTGGATAATCTGGACAAAGTACTTACCTTATTGATACTGAATGACCCTGCTATCATCGGTATGTTTTTTATTGGTCTGTCTGTAATAATGGAAAGAAATCAGCAGGTGCTCTCTGCACTCTTTGTTACGCCTGTTAATCATCATCTGTATTTGATGTCTCGTATTTTTTCGCTCACGCTCGTTGGCTGGATATGTGCTCTGGGTATGGCACTGGCAGCAGTAGGCCCAACTTTTAATTTCTTGCATTTTTCGGCTGGTACAATCGGTGTATGTGTGCTTTCATGTCTGGCAGGGCTTTACCTGGTTTGCTATACCAGTGAGTTTATGCACTTTACACTACGCTCTATTCCTCTGCTTATGGTCTTTATCAACCTGCCTTTGCTTAATTATTTTGAAGTGACAGATATTTGGGCTTTTAACCTTATGCCCTCATATGGCAGCCTAAAGCTGATCGCCAGTGCCTACGGTAACAGCCCCGACACCACACTTCTCCTCTACAGTTATGCCGCCCAAATCTTCTGGATAGCACTATTATACTGGTGGGTCTATCGTACGTTTATGTCAAAAATTGTAAATGCCTAGTACCATGAAGCAGCTCATAAAAGTATCTGCCAGCGATTTTAAACTTATTTTTAGAGATCCTTCTTTAAGGGTATTCCTCTTTCTACCAGCACTGATTTATCTGCTTGTCAACTTATTTCTACCCTGGCTGGTGGATCGGTACGAGGGTGTAGTAGAGTACGTGCCTTATGTATTAATAGTGGCTACCATAGAAAACACACAGATGTTTGGCTTTATCTATAGTATGGTGCTCATAGATGAAAAAGAGTCTGAGGTGTCTAAAGTATATGGTGTGCTTCCAGTTTCTAAGCCAGCATTTGCGCTGTCTCGTTTACTTATTCCCTGTCTGCTTACCATACTGTTAACCTGGCTACTTTTAATTATACAACCTTTCTATACTTTACCTCTGATGCCTGCATTGCTATTTTCTGTATTGGCCGGGCTTATTGTGCCGGTGTATGCATTGGGCATATCTATATTTTCTAAAAACAAGATGGAGGGTATGGTATGGATAAAGGTATTTAATATCGCAGTTGTAATTCCGGTGATAGCATTTTTTCTACCACAACCTCTCAATCTGTTATTTACTGTTTTTCCTACGCACTGGGCGTTTCAGGGGCTCAGTCATTTAATTGAGGAGAGCACGTATGCCTGGCAAATGCTTATTGGTTTTGCTTACTTTATTATACTTCTGATGCTAAGTGTGCGGCGATTTACAAAGGTGCACTACAGCTAATTAGCCAGGAATAGTCTGAGCTTATACACAGCTCAGACTAAAGTGTTTACTTCTCATCATCAAAGACGATAGCAATTTTACCAATCGCTTTGCCAGATTCCAGTATGCGGTGAGCCTCTCTGAAGTTATCTACTGTAAATCCCTTTAAAGTAATGTTAAGTGTAGGTTTAATGAGCTCCTGCTCCAGTAGATCGGCCACTGAATTAAGAATATAATGCTGCTCTATCATATCATCTGTTTGGTACATAGCGCGCGTAAACATCAGCTCCCAGCAAAAGGCTACACTTTTTGAGCGGATAGCACTTAAGTTTAACTCTCCCTTATTTTCTACAATAGAGCAAATACGCCCCTGCGGTTTAATAAGTTCAGCCATGGCATCCCAGTGTCCATCAGTATCAGCAAAATTAAGGATGTAGTCTATCTGTCGGTGGCCTGTTTTCTTTACACTTTCGGCCAGGTTATGGTGGTTGGCCACTTCATCAGCTCCCATCTTCAGGC
This window of the Porifericola rhodea genome carries:
- a CDS encoding ABC transporter ATP-binding protein; the encoded protein is MHLKNNTMIEVKNLSFTYPESRSPVLNKLGFTISQGEIFGFLGPSGAGKSTTQKILYKILHGFEGEVNIEGKPLKEWGEEYLERIGVGFELPNHYLKLTARENLQLFASFYPKEKLQPLPQLFEMVGLEDSIDKKVEAYSKGMKMRLNFIRAIMHSPDILFFDEPTAGLDPVNAHKVKAHIMALKQAGKTIFITTHNMNTADELCDRVSFIVDGRLQVTEKPSVLKHKYGKDVVRVERKDGQHKEFPLEELGHNEGFRKFIEEDELLRINTLEATLEEVFIQVTGKALKA
- a CDS encoding ABC transporter permease; protein product: MKQLIKVSASDFKLIFRDPSLRVFLFLPALIYLLVNLFLPWLVDRYEGVVEYVPYVLIVATIENTQMFGFIYSMVLIDEKESEVSKVYGVLPVSKPAFALSRLLIPCLLTILLTWLLLIIQPFYTLPLMPALLFSVLAGLIVPVYALGISIFSKNKMEGMVWIKVFNIAVVIPVIAFFLPQPLNLLFTVFPTHWAFQGLSHLIEESTYAWQMLIGFAYFIILLMLSVRRFTKVHYS
- a CDS encoding TetR/AcrR family transcriptional regulator, with the translated sequence MPKPTFNNLKADKKEKLTKAFLREFSIKTYDEASLSSVVKLLGIAKGSIYQYFEDKLDLFMYLVAECSAVKQKYILHLKREDFPDFWTYYRALYQEGVKFDLENPLQSHFLHSLAKNIQSPSIAELGQKFQKQTIDAFTQMIQYEIDHGYFRADLPAATLAFFLYKSSLALNEHMQVFHHLKPEESIQKQEPVFAGQKDQLLLQTVDEYISLLRNAFEK
- a CDS encoding fluoroquinolone export ABC transporter permease subunit; amino-acid sequence: MKSLIVQLRWQFLLLNRNNIITISIAVTIVYALAFFALQDLDNLDKVLTLLILNDPAIIGMFFIGLSVIMERNQQVLSALFVTPVNHHLYLMSRIFSLTLVGWICALGMALAAVGPTFNFLHFSAGTIGVCVLSCLAGLYLVCYTSEFMHFTLRSIPLLMVFINLPLLNYFEVTDIWAFNLMPSYGSLKLIASAYGNSPDTTLLLYSYAAQIFWIALLYWWVYRTFMSKIVNA